CATGTCGACGTGCGGGTAGGTGCGGTAGGCGACCAGGGCGTCCGCCATGGCGAACATCTCCTCGGACAGGTTCGCGTGCAGATCCAGGCTCGCCACTACGGGCACCCGGTCGCCGACGACCGCGCGCAGGCGGCGCAACAGCTCGCCCTCGCCGTCGTCGTGGTGCTCGGTGACCATCGCGCCGTGCAGGTCCAGGTACACCGCGTCCGGGCGCGCGGAGCGGGCCGCGTCGAGGATCTCCCCGGTGATGCGCTCGTAGGCGTCGGCGGTCACCGGCCCGGACGGGGACGCCGCCGCCCAGATCACCGGCAGCACCGTCGCGTCCCGCATCGCGCGCAGGAATCCGCCGATCGGCAGGTTCACGTTCGCCAGCCGCGACACCTCCTCGCCCCGGCACAGCGCCGGAAACCCCTCCCCGTTGAGGAAGTTGCCGTAACCGGCGGGGGTGTCGGCGAACGTGTTGGTCTCGTGCTGGAAACCAGCGGCCAGGATCTTCATCGTGCCTCGTTCCGGATCTTGGTGAACAGGATGAGCAGCCCCCCGAGCAGGAGCAGGGCGACCATCGACAGCAGTCCCGTCTCGGTGCTCCCGGTGGCCTGTTTGACGTAGCCGATCAACGTGGGGCTGACGAACCCGCCGAGGAGCCCGATGCTGTTGATCAGTGCGATGCCGCCCGCCGCGGCGGTGCCGCTCAGGTACGCCGACGGGATCGCCCAGAACACCGTGTAGGCCCCCCACATCGCGGCGGTGGCGATCGTCATCGCGAGCATCGAGACCGCGAAGGACTGCGCGGTGAGCGCGGCCACCGCCAGTGCCACCGCGGCGATCAGTGCCGGGACGGCGCTGTGCAGGCGGCGTTCCCCGCGGCGGTCCGAGCGGCGGGACAGCCAGAACATCAGGACCAGCGAGCACGCGTACGGCACCGCGGTCCACAGTCCGATGTGGACCGCGCTGGCGACGCCGTTCTCCCGCAGGATGGTCGGCAGCCAGAAGCTCACCGCGTACAGGCCGCTGATCAGGCAAAAGTAGCCGACGGCGAGCGTGTAGACCTTCGGATCGGTGAGCACCCCCCGGAAACTGTGCTGCCGGGTGGTCGCGGGATCCGCCACGTCCGCCGCGATCCGGGCCTTCTCGGCACCGGTGAGCCAGCGCGCGTCGGCGGGCCCGTCGGGCAGCACCTTCCACACCACGAACGCCAGCACCACGCACGGCAGGCCCTCGACGAGGAACATCCACTGCCACCCGGCGAGCCCGAGCCCGCCGTCGAACGTGCTGAGCACGAGGGAGGACAACGGGCCGCCGATCATGGATCCGAGCGGGCCAGGGATCATCAGCACCGACATCGCCACCGCCATCCGCGCGGGCGGGTACCAGTAGGTGAGGTAGAAGATGATGCCCGGCGCGAACCCGGCCTCGAACACGCCGAGCAGGAACCGCAGCACGTAGAAGCTGGTGCTGTCGTGGACGAACAGCATCGACGCCGACGTCAGGCCCCACAGCAGCATGATGCGGAACACCGTCTTGCGCGTGCCGATCCGTTGCAGCAGCAAGTTGCTCGGCACCTCGAACAGCACGTAGCCGAGGAAGAAGATGCCTGCCGCCAGCCCGTAGACCGACTCGCTGATCCCGACGTCGGTGGTCATCTGCAGTTTGGCGAAGCCGATGTTCACGCGGTCGAGGTAGGCGAAGACGTAACACACCACGAGCAACGGCAGAATCCGGCGGCCGACCTTGCGGTACAGCGCGTCCGGCACGACCTTCTCGGAGATGTCCACCATGGTCACTCCCTGGTCCGGTGATTTCCGTTTAGACTCCAGAAGAACCCGCAGTTGCCCGGAAAATCGATGGATACTGACCCTGGAGGCCCAGCACGCGATGGATTGTGACAACCAGTTGCTGGGAGAGACCGATCTGGCGCTGGTGGACGCGTTGCAGGTGAACCCGCGAGCCAGCTGGACGAGTCTCGCCGGGGCCCTGGACCTCGCGCCGGTCACCCTGGCGCGGCGCTGGCAGCACCTCGTCGAATCCGGCTCGGCGTGGATCACGGTGGCGCTGAGCAACAGCGCGATGCGAGGCGCGCTGCTGGAGCTGACCTGCCGCCCGCGCACGGCGGAGCGCGTCGCGCTGGCGCTCGCGGAACTGCCGAACGTGCCGACCGTCGGCATCACCACCGGGGAGTTCGAGGTGTTCGCGCTGGTGCTGGCGCCGAGCCTGCCCGCCGTCGCCGAGGCCCTGGTGCGGACGCTGCCGATCCCGCCCGAGGTCACGAAGGTCCGCTCCTATGTCTACAGCGGACTGTTCGGCGGAGTGGTGTGGCGGCTCGGCGTGATGAACAGGGCCCAGACCGAGCTGGTTCGCGAACCCACCGGGCCGTCACCGGAACAGATCCGGCCCTTCGGCCCGGCGGATCGCGCGCTGTTCCTGGCGCTGGGGCACGACGGGCGGCGCGCCTACACGGACCTGGCCGCGGAGCTGGGCACCTCGCCGCAGGCGGTCAAGCGGCGGCTCGACCGCCTGCGGCGGCACGGCGACATCACCTTCCGGTGCGACCTCGCCCGCCCGCTCGCGGGGTGGGAGTCCATGGCGCTGCTGTGGCTCGCGGTGCCGGACCTGCTGGTGCGCGAGACCGGCCGCAGGCTGGGGGCCTGGCCCGAGACCCGGCACTGCGCCGCGGTTCCCGGCCCGGCCAACCTTTCCCTGATCGTGAGCCTGCGGTCGCTGGACCACCTCGGCGACCTGCTCACGCGGATCGGGCTGGAGTGCCCCGAGGTGTCCGTTGTGGACCGCCGGATCGTGCTGCGGCAGATCAAGGTGCACGGCCGGATCGTCGACGAGCTGGGCCGCAGCGCCCGCGTCGTCCCCGTCGATCCGTGGTCTACCCCGTCGTGACCGCCGGGCGGGTACCGGCGGAGTCGATGTCGCGGCTGCGGGTTTCGGGCCCCACGGCGAGCGCGACGAGGGTGAGCACCGTCAGCAGTCCCAGGTACACCGCGACCGGCCACCAGTGGCCGGACCAGGCGAGCAGCGCGGTCGCGATCAACGGCAGGAATCCGCCGGCCAGCACCGAACCGATCTCGCGGGCGAACGCGAACCCGGCGAGCCTGGTCGTGGTGTCGAACAGTTCCGCGAACCACGCCGCCTGCGGTGCCAGCATCGCCGGGTAGCAGATGCCGAAACCCACTACGAACCCGGCGACGACGGCCAGCGGCTCGCGGGTTCCCAGCAGCAGGAAGAACGGCACGGTCCACAGCGCCGACGCGATCGCCCCGGCCGCGTAGACCGGCCGCCGTCCCCACCGGTCGGACAGCAAGGCGAACAGCGGTACCGCGGCCACCTGCACGGCCGACGCGACGAGCACCGCGGTCAGCCCGAGCGACTCGGACAGGTCCAGCTGCTGGGTCAGGAACGCGACCGCGAACACGGGGAACAGGTAGGCGAAGCCGTTCTCGGCGAACCGGGCGCCGATGACGACCAGGACGCTCTTGGGCTGGCGCCGGAGCGCGGCGAACAGCCCCACCTTGGCCACCTGGGCCTGTTTCGCGTGCTCGAACGCGGGGGTCTCCGCCACACCACTGCGGATGAAATAGCCGATCGCGAGCATGACGATCCCCAGCAGGAACGGCACGCGCCAGCCCCACTGCCGGAACTGATCGTCGGGCAGCAGCAGGAACAGCTGGTAGATCCCGGTCGCGAGCAGGGTGGCGAGCGCGAAGCCGGCCGGTGCCCACGCCCCGGCCAGCCCGCGCCGCCGCTGGTCGCCGTGCTCGACGGACAGCACCACGGCGCCCGCGTACTCACCTCCGGCGCCGAAGCCCTGCACGAGCCGCAGCAGGATCAGCAGCACCGGCGCCCACACGCCGATCCGGTCGTAGGTGGGCAGCACGCCGATCAGCGCGGTCGCGACGCCCATCAGCACGATCGTCAGCACCAGCATCGTCTTGCGGCCCAGCCGGTCGCCCAGGTTGCCCAGCACGATGCCGCCCAGCGGCCGGGCCAGGAATCCGACGGCGTAGGTGGCGAAGGTGGCCAGTGTCCCGGCGACCGGGCTGATCGCGGGGAAGAACAGCTTGTTCAGGATCAGCGCGGCGGCCGTGCCATAGATCAGGAAGTCGTACCACTCGAGCGTCGTGCCGACGAGTGCGGCGAGCCCGGCTCTGCGGGCGTGGCGACGGGTTTCGGTCATCGGAGCCAGCTCCTTCGGTGGCTGGGGAAACGTCAGGGCCGGGCGGGACGGCGCAGGACCGCGCCGCGCTGGATGGGGCCGACCAGCGCCGCGTACTGGCCGAGCCAGCCGCGTTCGGCGCCGGGATCGCCTGCGGTGACGGGCTCGCCGTCGCGCACCGGCGCCGCGTCGATCAGTCGCGCGTCGAGGTCGATCGAGATGACGTCCCCGTCCCGGACTCCGGCGAGC
This is a stretch of genomic DNA from Amycolatopsis endophytica. It encodes these proteins:
- a CDS encoding MFS transporter, whose amino-acid sequence is MVDISEKVVPDALYRKVGRRILPLLVVCYVFAYLDRVNIGFAKLQMTTDVGISESVYGLAAGIFFLGYVLFEVPSNLLLQRIGTRKTVFRIMLLWGLTSASMLFVHDSTSFYVLRFLLGVFEAGFAPGIIFYLTYWYPPARMAVAMSVLMIPGPLGSMIGGPLSSLVLSTFDGGLGLAGWQWMFLVEGLPCVVLAFVVWKVLPDGPADARWLTGAEKARIAADVADPATTRQHSFRGVLTDPKVYTLAVGYFCLISGLYAVSFWLPTILRENGVASAVHIGLWTAVPYACSLVLMFWLSRRSDRRGERRLHSAVPALIAAVALAVAALTAQSFAVSMLAMTIATAAMWGAYTVFWAIPSAYLSGTAAAGGIALINSIGLLGGFVSPTLIGYVKQATGSTETGLLSMVALLLLGGLLILFTKIRNEAR
- a CDS encoding MFS transporter translates to MTETRRHARRAGLAALVGTTLEWYDFLIYGTAAALILNKLFFPAISPVAGTLATFATYAVGFLARPLGGIVLGNLGDRLGRKTMLVLTIVLMGVATALIGVLPTYDRIGVWAPVLLILLRLVQGFGAGGEYAGAVVLSVEHGDQRRRGLAGAWAPAGFALATLLATGIYQLFLLLPDDQFRQWGWRVPFLLGIVMLAIGYFIRSGVAETPAFEHAKQAQVAKVGLFAALRRQPKSVLVVIGARFAENGFAYLFPVFAVAFLTQQLDLSESLGLTAVLVASAVQVAAVPLFALLSDRWGRRPVYAAGAIASALWTVPFFLLLGTREPLAVVAGFVVGFGICYPAMLAPQAAWFAELFDTTTRLAGFAFAREIGSVLAGGFLPLIATALLAWSGHWWPVAVYLGLLTVLTLVALAVGPETRSRDIDSAGTRPAVTTG
- a CDS encoding Lrp/AsnC family transcriptional regulator, with protein sequence MDCDNQLLGETDLALVDALQVNPRASWTSLAGALDLAPVTLARRWQHLVESGSAWITVALSNSAMRGALLELTCRPRTAERVALALAELPNVPTVGITTGEFEVFALVLAPSLPAVAEALVRTLPIPPEVTKVRSYVYSGLFGGVVWRLGVMNRAQTELVREPTGPSPEQIRPFGPADRALFLALGHDGRRAYTDLAAELGTSPQAVKRRLDRLRRHGDITFRCDLARPLAGWESMALLWLAVPDLLVRETGRRLGAWPETRHCAAVPGPANLSLIVSLRSLDHLGDLLTRIGLECPEVSVVDRRIVLRQIKVHGRIVDELGRSARVVPVDPWSTPS